The following are encoded in a window of Kogia breviceps isolate mKogBre1 chromosome 10, mKogBre1 haplotype 1, whole genome shotgun sequence genomic DNA:
- the HEMK1 gene encoding MTRF1L release factor glutamine methyltransferase isoform X13: protein MSGSRARGSFFRLLGEWGSFSGRMPVQYILGEWDFQGLSLKMAPPVFIPRPETEELVEWVLEEVTQGPRVVGAQGCPLILEVGCGSGAISLSLLSKLPQASVAGQDSDHPLRCDLSYEDPLALDGGEEGMDIITHILALAPRLLKDSGSIFLEVDPRHPELVGSWLQSQPDLSLNLVAVRRDFCGRPRFLHIRRCGPQHGCPVDAWPGPQPARVPG, encoded by the exons ATGTCCGGGAGCCGAGCCCGCGGCAGTTTCTTCAGGCTGCTGGGCGAGTGGGGAAGCTTCTCAGGCAG GATGCCTGTGCAGTACATCCTTGGTGAGTGGGACTTTCAGGGCCTCAGTCTGAAAATGGCGCCCCCAGTGTTCATCCCTCGGCCAGAAACGGAG GAGCTGGTTGAATGGGTGCTGGAGGAGGTGACCCAAGGGCCCCGTGTGGTGGGAGCTCAAGGTTGCCCCCTCATCCTGGAGGTGGGCTGTGGATCAGGAGCCATTTCCCTCAGCCTGCTGAGCAAGCTCCCCCAG GCTTCGGTTGCAGGACAGGATTCGGATCATCCCCTTCGATGTGACCTTAG CTATGAAGATCCACTAGCCCTGGACGGTGGTGAGGAGGGCATGGACATCATTACCCACATCCTGGCCCTGGCACCTCGGCTCCTGAAGGACTCTGG AAGCATCTTCTTGGAAGTGGACCCAAGACACCCAGAGCTCGTCGGCAGCTGGCTTCAGAGCCAGCCTGACCTGTCCCTCAATCTTGTGGCTGTACGCAGGGACTTCTGTGGGAG GCCCCGGTTCCTACATATCAGGAGGTGTGGGCCACAGCATGGTTGCCCTGTGGATGCCTGGCCAGGGCCCCAACCTGCCAGAGTGCCTGGCTGA
- the HEMK1 gene encoding MTRF1L release factor glutamine methyltransferase isoform X3 translates to MLRALLSGLGWRGGIWGCTFSLWQPHLPPARLLSATELVSHWTVVFEKRGIPEARESSEYIVAHVLGAKTFQSLRPGLWTQPLTPWQLQCVQELSSYRLQRMPVQYILGEWDFQGLSLKMAPPVFIPRPETEELVEWVLEEVTQGPRVVGAQGCPLILEVGCGSGAISLSLLSKLPQSRVIAVDKGEAAICLAHENAQRYQTRRCPPPRRRRQWGRPGVGPTGLQMDSGHQASVAGQDSDHPLRCDLSYEDPLALDGGEEGMDIITHILALAPRLLKDSGSIFLEVDPRHPELVGSWLQSQPDLSLNLVAVRRDFCGRPRFLHIRRCGPQHGCPVDAWPGPQPARVPG, encoded by the exons ATGCTGAGGGCCCTCCTATCTggcctggggtggaggggaggcatTTGGGGCTGCACCTTCAGCTTATGGCAACCCCATCTGCCTCCGGCTCGGTTGTTGAGTGCCACAGAACTGGTCAGCCACTGGACAGTGGTCTTTGAGAAAAGGGGCATCCCTGAGGCCCGGGAATCCAGTGAGTACATCGTGGCTCATGTCCTTGGAGCCAAAACA TTTCAGAGCCTGAGGCCAGGACTTTGGACCCAGCCCCTGACCCCTTGGCAGTTACAGTGTGTCCAGGAGCTGAGTAGCTACCGATTGCAAAG GATGCCTGTGCAGTACATCCTTGGTGAGTGGGACTTTCAGGGCCTCAGTCTGAAAATGGCGCCCCCAGTGTTCATCCCTCGGCCAGAAACGGAG GAGCTGGTTGAATGGGTGCTGGAGGAGGTGACCCAAGGGCCCCGTGTGGTGGGAGCTCAAGGTTGCCCCCTCATCCTGGAGGTGGGCTGTGGATCAGGAGCCATTTCCCTCAGCCTGCTGAGCAAGCTCCCCCAG AGCCGAGTCATTGCAGTGGACAAGGGAGAAGCCGCCATCTGCCTGGCCCATGAGAATGCTCAGAG GTATCAAACCCGCCGATGTCCACCTCCAAGAAGGAGGAGGCAGTGGGGGAGGCCTGGCGTAGGTCCCACAGGGTTACAAATGGACAGTGGACACCAG GCTTCGGTTGCAGGACAGGATTCGGATCATCCCCTTCGATGTGACCTTAG CTATGAAGATCCACTAGCCCTGGACGGTGGTGAGGAGGGCATGGACATCATTACCCACATCCTGGCCCTGGCACCTCGGCTCCTGAAGGACTCTGG AAGCATCTTCTTGGAAGTGGACCCAAGACACCCAGAGCTCGTCGGCAGCTGGCTTCAGAGCCAGCCTGACCTGTCCCTCAATCTTGTGGCTGTACGCAGGGACTTCTGTGGGAG GCCCCGGTTCCTACATATCAGGAGGTGTGGGCCACAGCATGGTTGCCCTGTGGATGCCTGGCCAGGGCCCCAACCTGCCAGAGTGCCTGGCTGA